In the Natronobacterium texcoconense genome, one interval contains:
- a CDS encoding IclR family transcriptional regulator — MTGNDRGRTKTTATTFRVIEALSQRGGGRVTELADELGLAKSTVHRHLSTLEDLEYVVNEGGTYRLGFRFLELGERTRTRSEAYQLAAQKVDDLAEETDERAQFIVHEHGKGVYVFRATGERAVQTDSEVGKRIPLHATAAGKAILAHLPRERASEIVDQHGLEAVTPNTVTETEALFDQLETIRERGYSINNQENIEGLRAVGVPVQYGNGTVIGALSVSGPTHRFSDELVEETLPTLLLGAANELELNIQYS, encoded by the coding sequence ATGACCGGCAACGACCGAGGGCGCACGAAAACCACCGCAACGACGTTTCGGGTGATAGAGGCGCTCTCACAGCGTGGCGGCGGCCGCGTCACCGAACTCGCGGACGAACTCGGCCTCGCCAAGAGCACCGTCCACCGACATCTCTCGACCCTCGAGGACCTCGAGTACGTCGTCAACGAGGGCGGTACCTACCGGCTCGGGTTCCGGTTTCTCGAACTCGGCGAACGAACCCGTACCCGGTCGGAGGCCTACCAGCTTGCCGCACAGAAGGTAGACGACCTCGCGGAAGAGACCGACGAGCGCGCCCAGTTCATCGTCCACGAACACGGGAAAGGCGTCTACGTGTTCCGGGCCACGGGGGAACGTGCCGTCCAGACCGACTCCGAGGTCGGCAAACGAATTCCGTTGCACGCGACGGCCGCCGGGAAAGCGATTCTCGCACACCTGCCACGGGAGCGGGCGTCCGAAATCGTCGATCAGCACGGCCTCGAGGCCGTCACACCCAACACCGTGACCGAGACGGAGGCGCTGTTCGACCAGCTCGAGACGATCCGCGAACGGGGGTACAGCATCAACAACCAGGAGAACATCGAGGGACTACGCGCGGTCGGCGTTCCGGTCCAGTACGGCAACGGGACGGTCATCGGTGCCTTGAGCGTCTCCGGCCCTACCCATCGGTTCAGCGACGAACTGGTCGAGGAGACGCTTCCGACGCTCCTGCTCGGTGCCGCGAACGAACTCGAGCTCAACATTCAGTACTCGTAG
- a CDS encoding acyl-CoA dehydrogenase family protein, with protein sequence MARILDEAVSLSDSQQLVKRNIQDICSNFDAEYWREKATEDEYPHEFVDTLTEHGWMGILVPEEYGGAGMGTRETVVMMEEIAAGGGGFSAAQAVHGGVYNSVPITEYASEEMKDDLLPGVAEGKTSIQAFGLTEPNAGSNSPAMETRAERDGDEYVVNGQKIWISRVDVSDYIVLVARTTPRDEVEKRTKGISMFLVDLDDAVQQGALEMETIPKSAGELVHSYELWFDDLRVPAENLIGEEGNGFYQVLDGLNEERLVIAAECIGLGRLALERAVDYANEREVFGNPIGSNQAIQHPLAEAYARLQAAKQLTYNAADRAASDDAVDLGAQANAAKFLAADAAFQAADAAVQTHGGFGIAKEYDVERYLREARLTRLVPITQQLALNYLGEQVLGLPRSY encoded by the coding sequence ATGGCGCGAATACTGGACGAAGCCGTGAGTCTCTCCGATAGCCAGCAACTGGTCAAACGGAATATTCAGGACATATGTAGTAACTTCGACGCCGAGTACTGGCGAGAGAAGGCAACGGAAGACGAATACCCCCACGAGTTCGTCGATACACTGACCGAACACGGCTGGATGGGGATCCTCGTCCCCGAAGAGTACGGCGGTGCCGGCATGGGAACCCGGGAGACGGTCGTCATGATGGAGGAGATCGCCGCCGGCGGTGGCGGGTTTAGCGCTGCCCAGGCGGTCCACGGCGGCGTCTACAACTCGGTCCCGATTACGGAGTACGCGAGCGAGGAGATGAAAGACGACCTGCTTCCCGGCGTCGCCGAGGGGAAGACCTCGATCCAGGCGTTCGGCCTCACCGAGCCGAACGCGGGGTCGAACTCCCCGGCGATGGAGACACGAGCCGAACGCGACGGCGACGAGTACGTCGTCAACGGCCAGAAGATCTGGATTTCGCGGGTCGACGTCTCCGACTACATCGTCCTGGTCGCACGGACCACCCCACGCGACGAGGTCGAGAAACGGACGAAAGGCATCTCGATGTTCCTCGTCGACCTCGACGACGCGGTCCAGCAGGGCGCCCTCGAGATGGAGACGATTCCCAAGTCGGCCGGCGAACTCGTCCACTCCTACGAACTCTGGTTCGACGACCTGCGTGTCCCCGCCGAGAACCTCATCGGTGAGGAGGGTAACGGCTTCTACCAGGTGCTCGACGGCCTCAACGAGGAACGGCTCGTGATCGCCGCCGAGTGTATCGGACTGGGACGACTCGCCCTCGAGCGGGCGGTCGACTACGCCAACGAGCGCGAGGTGTTCGGTAACCCGATCGGCTCGAATCAGGCGATCCAGCACCCGCTCGCGGAGGCGTACGCACGGCTGCAGGCGGCGAAACAGCTGACCTACAACGCCGCGGATCGTGCCGCGTCCGACGATGCGGTCGACCTGGGTGCCCAGGCGAACGCAGCGAAGTTCCTCGCCGCAGACGCGGCGTTCCAGGCGGCGGATGCGGCGGTCCAGACCCACGGCGGTTTCGGCATCGCGAAAGAGTACGACGTCGAACGCTACCTGCGAGAGGCCCGTCTCACGCGACTGGTGCCGATCACGCAGCAACTGGCGCTCAACTACCTCGGTGAACAGGTTCTTGGCCTCCCACGTTCCTACTGA
- a CDS encoding MaoC family dehydratase yields the protein MTDNDDTTTESDESTDKQIVSGWHGRYYEDFEVGDVYKHPFGRTVTETDNVWMTNVTMNLNPMHFNEAYAAETEFGERLVDGTFVIALAVGMSVIDVSVNATANLGYDKIRHHNPVYHGDTIFAESEVLSKRELESRDHVGIVETELRAYNQDGDLVLSLERTPMVLKREHAEPSAAQPPGWPEGIGTQPEE from the coding sequence ATGACAGACAACGACGACACCACGACCGAATCCGACGAATCGACCGACAAACAGATCGTTTCCGGCTGGCACGGCCGCTACTACGAGGACTTCGAGGTCGGCGACGTCTACAAACACCCGTTCGGGCGCACCGTCACCGAGACGGACAACGTCTGGATGACCAACGTGACGATGAACCTCAACCCGATGCACTTCAACGAGGCGTACGCCGCCGAAACCGAGTTCGGCGAGCGCCTCGTCGACGGCACGTTCGTCATCGCGCTCGCGGTCGGGATGAGCGTCATCGACGTCTCCGTCAACGCCACCGCGAACCTCGGCTACGACAAGATCCGCCACCACAACCCCGTCTACCACGGCGACACGATCTTCGCCGAGAGCGAAGTACTCTCGAAGCGCGAACTCGAGTCCCGCGACCACGTCGGCATCGTCGAGACCGAACTCCGGGCGTACAACCAGGACGGCGACCTCGTTCTGAGCCTCGAGCGGACGCCGATGGTCCTCAAGCGCGAACACGCCGAACCCTCCGCCGCACAGCCACCGGGCTGGCCCGAAGGGATCGGCACGCAGCCGGAGGAGTAA
- a CDS encoding CaiB/BaiF CoA transferase family protein — protein sequence MQALDDVTVVSLESGISAPLCTRLLGDFGAEVIKVERPGVGDVNRHWDSVVYGDSSAHAWVDRNKLSVELNLKSDEGKEIFHDLAEEADVVVQNYSPGVVERLDVGYEDVKEINDDVIYLNVSGYGRDGPYSDRKAYDMVMQGETGLILMNGSPDAPAKIPLSICDINAGMYGAMSTLLALFHRERTGDGQEIDVTMFGGMLSWLGYFPHKYWHNDETPDRVGMRHHLLTPYGPHETADDQYINFAILSEPHWEALCTEVLERPELATDERFDANEKRVENRDVLEPEIESIIAEKSRDYWAERFAEAGIPWGDVNQLDEVLDYPQTEHLDLVKELETEDGPVPYVENPIDFEHLEYQQEPMPDLGEHTDAVLESLGYSDDEIEALHEDEVV from the coding sequence ATGCAGGCGCTGGACGACGTCACCGTGGTTAGCCTCGAGAGCGGGATCAGCGCGCCGCTGTGTACCCGGCTACTCGGTGACTTCGGCGCGGAAGTGATCAAGGTCGAGCGGCCGGGCGTCGGCGACGTCAACCGTCACTGGGATTCGGTCGTCTACGGCGACTCGTCGGCCCACGCGTGGGTCGACCGCAACAAACTGAGCGTCGAACTGAACCTCAAAAGCGACGAGGGGAAGGAAATCTTCCACGACCTCGCCGAAGAGGCAGACGTCGTCGTCCAGAACTACTCGCCCGGCGTCGTCGAACGCCTCGACGTCGGCTACGAGGACGTGAAGGAGATCAACGACGACGTCATCTACCTGAACGTCTCGGGCTACGGCCGCGACGGACCCTACAGCGACCGCAAGGCCTACGACATGGTCATGCAGGGCGAGACCGGCCTGATCCTGATGAACGGTTCGCCGGACGCACCGGCGAAGATTCCACTGAGTATCTGTGACATCAACGCCGGGATGTACGGCGCGATGTCGACGCTGCTCGCACTGTTCCACCGCGAGCGCACGGGCGACGGTCAGGAGATCGACGTCACGATGTTCGGCGGGATGCTCTCGTGGCTGGGCTACTTCCCGCACAAGTACTGGCACAACGACGAAACCCCCGACCGTGTCGGGATGCGCCACCACCTGCTGACTCCCTACGGCCCTCACGAAACCGCCGACGATCAGTACATCAACTTCGCCATCCTCAGCGAACCTCACTGGGAGGCGCTGTGTACCGAGGTCTTAGAGCGCCCGGAACTCGCGACCGACGAGCGGTTCGACGCGAACGAGAAGCGCGTCGAGAACCGGGACGTCCTCGAGCCGGAGATCGAGTCCATCATCGCCGAGAAGTCCCGCGATTACTGGGCCGAGCGGTTCGCCGAGGCCGGCATCCCGTGGGGCGACGTGAACCAGCTCGACGAGGTGCTCGACTACCCCCAGACCGAGCACCTGGACCTCGTGAAAGAACTCGAGACCGAGGACGGGCCGGTCCCCTACGTCGAAAACCCGATCGACTTCGAGCATCTCGAGTACCAGCAGGAGCCGATGCCGGATCTGGGCGAACACACCGACGCGGTCCTTGAATCCCTCGGCTACAGCGACGACGAAATCGAGGCGCTCCACGAAGACGAGGTCGTCTAG
- a CDS encoding universal stress protein, which yields MYDRILVPADGSDYAEDAAERAFDLAETTDSTVHVVSVAETGPLGSVRLPGDEASATDALTERATEFVDELERRADERGLEVTTEVRAGVPVREILEYADEVDADAIVMGTRGRGGVNRLMLGSVTDAVMRHSGIDVLVVGDGDGTVPS from the coding sequence ATGTACGACCGGATACTCGTTCCGGCCGACGGGAGCGACTACGCCGAAGACGCGGCGGAACGGGCGTTCGACCTCGCGGAAACGACCGATTCGACCGTTCACGTCGTCAGCGTCGCCGAAACTGGTCCACTCGGGTCCGTTCGGCTACCTGGTGACGAAGCAAGTGCCACGGACGCACTGACCGAACGAGCGACGGAGTTCGTCGACGAACTCGAGCGCCGCGCCGACGAGCGCGGTCTCGAGGTGACGACGGAAGTCCGGGCTGGCGTTCCAGTCCGGGAAATTCTCGAGTACGCCGACGAGGTAGACGCAGACGCGATCGTCATGGGGACGAGAGGACGAGGCGGAGTCAACCGGCTGATGCTCGGGAGCGTCACCGACGCGGTGATGCGACACAGCGGTATCGACGTGCTCGTCGTCGGCGACGGTGACGGAACGGTTCCGTCGTAG
- a CDS encoding ABC1 kinase family protein, producing MRGYYLRYLQVLLRFLPVAIALLRDRRRFLLFGPPRRVPTSVHRDRARRITETMLELGPAFIKVGQVLSTRPDVVPPVYVEEFATLQDEVPEDAGGDPLTVVEDEFADSLDLETLEPVAGGSLAFVYTVEYEDDRIALKVRRPGLVSVIERDLRVIRGLVPLLAVFADERQQYSLENVADDFEEIILEELDFAREADIMAEIRDNFADDDRIVVPEPYEELCSERVVAMEYVEGRKITDDEALAAAGVGATEMATLIARTYLKMGLVDGVFHADPHPGNLAVTDRGRLVIYDFGMSQRLTSQEQEDITSLYRALVRRDVDNLLNTLIALEVLDPSVDRVAARRVLELVIENLEGRSEITWQAIITELLSRLQDFPFRIPPNVMLLVRAGTVGEGVCRSLDPEFDFIAVTRSFLIDHGFIESEIEQLLEDVRADLRRSAPVVAGLPARADAVLGQLESGELVVRTDPLETPAGGDPGTGYAVITGALLVTAAVLTFHAQPYELATLAGAVVTFVQYLRSRRAR from the coding sequence ATGAGAGGCTACTACCTCCGGTATCTCCAGGTCCTCCTTCGGTTTCTCCCCGTCGCGATCGCACTGCTCAGGGATCGCCGTCGCTTCCTGCTGTTTGGCCCGCCTCGCCGGGTGCCGACGTCGGTCCATCGCGACCGCGCCCGGCGAATCACCGAAACGATGCTCGAACTCGGCCCCGCGTTCATCAAGGTCGGGCAGGTGCTCTCGACCCGGCCGGACGTCGTCCCGCCGGTGTACGTCGAGGAGTTCGCGACGCTACAGGACGAGGTGCCCGAAGACGCCGGCGGCGATCCGCTGACCGTCGTCGAGGACGAATTCGCCGACAGTCTCGACCTCGAGACGCTCGAACCCGTCGCCGGTGGCTCGCTCGCGTTCGTCTACACGGTCGAGTACGAGGACGACCGGATCGCCCTGAAGGTCCGCCGTCCGGGACTCGTCTCCGTAATCGAACGCGACCTGCGGGTCATCCGCGGACTCGTCCCGTTGCTCGCGGTCTTCGCCGACGAGCGCCAGCAGTACTCGCTCGAGAACGTCGCCGACGACTTCGAGGAGATCATCCTCGAGGAACTGGATTTCGCGCGGGAGGCCGACATCATGGCCGAGATCCGAGACAACTTCGCGGACGACGACCGGATCGTCGTTCCCGAACCCTACGAGGAACTGTGTTCCGAACGCGTGGTGGCGATGGAGTACGTCGAGGGGCGGAAGATCACGGACGACGAGGCACTCGCGGCGGCCGGCGTCGGCGCGACCGAGATGGCGACGCTGATCGCACGCACGTACCTGAAGATGGGGCTCGTCGATGGCGTGTTCCACGCGGATCCCCATCCCGGAAACCTCGCTGTGACGGACCGTGGACGACTGGTCATCTACGACTTCGGGATGAGTCAGCGACTCACCTCGCAGGAACAGGAAGACATCACGAGCCTCTATCGGGCGCTCGTCCGCCGCGACGTGGACAACCTGTTGAACACACTGATCGCGCTCGAGGTGCTCGATCCGTCGGTCGATCGGGTCGCCGCGCGGCGGGTGCTCGAACTGGTGATCGAGAACCTCGAGGGGCGCTCCGAGATCACCTGGCAGGCGATCATCACGGAACTGCTCTCGAGGCTACAGGACTTCCCGTTCCGGATCCCGCCGAACGTGATGTTGCTCGTCCGGGCCGGGACGGTCGGAGAAGGGGTCTGTCGGAGCCTCGATCCCGAGTTCGACTTCATCGCGGTCACACGATCGTTCCTGATCGATCACGGTTTCATCGAGAGCGAAATCGAGCAGTTACTCGAGGACGTCAGGGCGGATCTCAGGCGGTCGGCACCGGTCGTCGCAGGACTCCCGGCACGCGCCGACGCCGTCCTCGGGCAACTCGAGAGCGGCGAACTCGTCGTCAGAACGGACCCGCTCGAGACGCCCGCCGGTGGTGACCCGGGAACCGGCTACGCAGTGATCACGGGTGCGTTGCTCGTGACGGCCGCAGTCCTGACGTTTCACGCACAGCCGTACGAACTCGCGACGCTTGCTGGCGCGGTCGTGACGTTCGTCCAGTACCTTCGATCCCGCCGGGCCCGGTGA
- a CDS encoding universal stress protein, which translates to MASDVPTSNGTLLVPVANEETVGRQLETAVDLAADRSWEILFLYVLEVPSQLSLVDGRRYLLEADDERMLEKAVEAAKERGVAAASRIRIARGIGRGIVGAVDAYDVDAVLLGWRGRPPRSNVVLGGYVDRVLRDAACDVLVERIQTPRPDVDRVLVPVVGGPHDEFAADAAASIAREREASVTLLHVHTRSDPELPRTDAEAVLAATAARFEDVHSVDRELLEADDVAGTITDWTVDHDVTVLGVSRGGLIQRNLLGTISEAVGRHAAGSVVLARRHDPVSSRLRRLLSSLS; encoded by the coding sequence ATGGCCTCCGACGTCCCGACCTCGAATGGAACGTTGCTCGTCCCCGTCGCCAACGAGGAGACCGTGGGTCGACAACTCGAGACTGCAGTCGACCTGGCAGCCGATCGGTCCTGGGAGATCCTGTTTCTGTACGTCCTCGAGGTGCCGTCACAGCTCTCCCTCGTCGACGGCCGGCGATACCTGCTCGAGGCAGACGACGAACGGATGCTCGAGAAAGCTGTCGAAGCTGCGAAGGAGCGTGGGGTAGCCGCCGCCAGCCGGATTCGGATCGCCCGCGGGATCGGACGCGGCATCGTCGGTGCCGTCGATGCCTACGACGTCGACGCGGTCCTGCTGGGGTGGCGAGGCCGACCGCCGCGATCGAACGTCGTCCTGGGTGGGTACGTCGATCGGGTTCTCCGGGACGCGGCGTGTGACGTGCTCGTCGAGCGAATACAGACGCCACGTCCGGACGTCGATCGCGTCCTCGTTCCGGTCGTCGGCGGCCCACACGACGAGTTCGCCGCCGACGCAGCCGCCTCCATCGCCCGCGAACGCGAGGCGTCGGTGACGCTGTTGCACGTCCACACACGGTCGGATCCCGAACTCCCGCGAACCGACGCCGAAGCCGTGCTCGCGGCGACGGCCGCCCGGTTCGAGGACGTCCACTCCGTCGATCGAGAACTCCTCGAGGCCGACGACGTCGCTGGAACGATTACTGACTGGACCGTCGACCACGACGTGACCGTACTGGGCGTCTCTCGAGGCGGCTTGATTCAGCGAAACCTCCTCGGAACGATATCGGAAGCGGTCGGCCGACACGCCGCTGGCTCCGTCGTCCTGGCGAGGCGACACGATCCGGTGTCGTCGCGGCTCCGACGGCTCCTGTCGTCGCTTTCGTAG
- a CDS encoding phosphopantetheine adenylyltransferase: MKIAVAGTFGPVHDGHRQLFEHALRFGDDGVVVGLTSDEFATETRSRSVPPYDERRETVSKVIGELDDWDRAVTIRPLESEYAIVRDEPSIDGLVVSPETAPALEEINERRREREFDPLTGIVAPYVLAEDGKRISSTRVVAGEIDERGRRLE, translated from the coding sequence ATGAAGATCGCTGTTGCCGGCACGTTCGGCCCGGTCCACGACGGCCACCGTCAACTGTTCGAACACGCACTTCGCTTCGGGGACGACGGCGTCGTGGTTGGGCTGACGAGCGACGAGTTCGCCACCGAAACTCGCTCCCGTTCCGTCCCGCCGTACGACGAACGCCGCGAGACCGTCTCGAAGGTGATCGGCGAACTCGACGACTGGGATCGAGCGGTTACGATCCGCCCGCTCGAGAGCGAGTACGCCATCGTGAGAGACGAGCCGTCGATCGACGGACTGGTCGTCTCGCCCGAAACAGCACCAGCACTCGAGGAGATAAACGAGCGACGCCGCGAGCGCGAGTTCGACCCTCTGACCGGTATCGTCGCCCCGTACGTACTCGCCGAGGACGGGAAGCGGATCTCTTCGACGCGAGTCGTCGCCGGCGAAATCGACGAACGCGGTCGACGGCTCGAGTAA
- a CDS encoding universal stress protein, with product MHVLVPIDDSDPARAALEWAVATYPDADVTALHVVEPSLAAYSETDANPYDFKLAADADGEIADTLFETATDRAAEHGVSLTTELLVGSPARAIVQFATDEEVDRIVVGSHGRTGISRVLLGSVAEQVVRRAPMSVTVVR from the coding sequence ATGCACGTACTCGTCCCGATCGACGATTCCGACCCTGCACGGGCGGCGCTCGAGTGGGCAGTCGCGACCTATCCCGACGCCGACGTCACCGCGTTACACGTCGTCGAACCGTCACTGGCGGCTTACAGCGAGACTGACGCCAACCCTTACGACTTCAAACTCGCTGCCGATGCGGACGGAGAAATCGCCGACACCCTGTTCGAGACGGCGACCGACCGTGCGGCCGAACACGGCGTCTCGCTGACGACCGAACTCCTCGTCGGCTCGCCCGCCCGTGCGATCGTCCAGTTCGCGACGGACGAGGAGGTCGACCGGATCGTCGTGGGGAGCCACGGCCGGACGGGAATCTCACGGGTCCTGCTCGGCAGCGTCGCCGAACAGGTCGTTCGACGCGCACCGATGTCGGTGACGGTCGTCAGATAA
- a CDS encoding universal stress protein, whose translation MYDTILVPTDGSDPANRAVEHALELADRYDADVHAMYCVETHRYGEPALSSAEIVLTRLEEQGQAMLEELGDRADNVGVDCSWNVCHGRPWEEVRSTAEELDADLIVIGFQGQSHRRTGKIGSVAERIVRTADRPVLTA comes from the coding sequence ATGTACGATACGATCCTCGTCCCCACCGACGGAAGCGATCCGGCGAACCGGGCGGTCGAACACGCACTGGAACTCGCGGACCGGTACGATGCCGACGTCCACGCGATGTACTGCGTCGAGACCCACCGGTACGGCGAACCCGCGCTGAGCAGCGCCGAGATCGTCCTCACCAGACTCGAGGAGCAGGGACAGGCGATGCTCGAGGAACTCGGCGACCGCGCGGACAACGTGGGCGTCGATTGTAGCTGGAACGTCTGTCACGGTCGGCCGTGGGAGGAAGTCAGGTCGACAGCCGAGGAGCTGGACGCCGACCTGATCGTGATCGGTTTTCAGGGACAGAGCCACAGGAGAACGGGAAAGATCGGTAGCGTCGCCGAGCGTATCGTCCGGACGGCGGATCGACCGGTATTGACCGCCTGA
- a CDS encoding universal stress protein — translation MYDTILVATDGSEPANRATDRAIDLASTFDADLHAIYSVDTRRYGSSVMGESSDVVADLETRGDELLSDIATRASVDVTEALRRGRPHEEIGSYADEIDADLIVLGNRGLGSGGEIGSTAERVVRYVDRPVMTA, via the coding sequence ATGTACGATACGATCCTCGTCGCAACAGACGGGAGCGAGCCAGCGAACCGGGCGACCGACCGTGCGATCGATCTCGCGTCGACGTTCGACGCCGATCTCCACGCGATCTACTCGGTCGACACGCGTCGGTACGGCAGTTCGGTGATGGGAGAGTCGAGCGACGTCGTCGCCGACCTCGAGACTCGAGGTGACGAACTCCTCTCGGATATCGCGACGCGAGCGTCGGTCGACGTGACCGAAGCGCTCCGGCGCGGCCGCCCACACGAGGAGATCGGAAGCTACGCCGACGAAATCGATGCCGACCTGATCGTACTCGGCAATCGAGGACTCGGTTCGGGCGGCGAAATCGGTAGCACTGCAGAACGCGTCGTCAGGTACGTCGATCGTCCGGTGATGACTGCCTGA
- a CDS encoding universal stress protein, whose product MISVDTILVPTDGSQGVEATIDHAIDLALTYDAAVHALYVVDQGTGLADLSTDQREELSAPSERLGREATITVTNRAEENGLEAARAVREGVAHREILAYADEHDADLITMGTHGRTGRERARLGSTTERVISLGDVPVLSVRLSDEAVPAAGFDRIVVPTDGSDAAERAAENALEIAQRYDADVRVVYVVDTTIYSLEDAPRSIIGLLTEGGENATETIAAMARERDLSVRTDVRRGVPADELGKYATAADADLVAMGTRGRAAGAASDRLLGSTTARVLGRSTVPVLAID is encoded by the coding sequence ATGATCTCCGTCGACACCATCCTCGTCCCGACCGACGGCAGCCAGGGGGTGGAAGCGACGATCGACCACGCGATCGACCTGGCCCTGACCTACGACGCGGCCGTCCACGCCCTCTACGTCGTCGACCAGGGAACCGGTCTGGCCGACCTCAGTACCGACCAGCGCGAGGAACTGTCAGCACCGTCCGAGCGCCTGGGCCGCGAGGCGACGATCACAGTGACGAACCGGGCCGAGGAGAACGGCCTTGAGGCCGCTCGAGCAGTCCGCGAGGGCGTCGCCCACCGCGAAATTCTCGCCTACGCCGACGAACACGACGCCGACCTGATCACGATGGGGACCCACGGCCGGACCGGTCGCGAACGAGCACGTCTCGGGAGTACGACCGAACGCGTGATCTCGCTCGGTGACGTCCCGGTGCTCTCAGTTCGGCTGTCCGACGAGGCGGTCCCGGCCGCCGGATTCGACCGTATCGTCGTTCCCACGGACGGCAGCGACGCCGCCGAACGCGCCGCCGAGAACGCACTCGAGATCGCACAGCGGTACGACGCCGACGTCCGGGTCGTCTACGTCGTCGATACGACGATCTACAGCCTCGAGGACGCCCCGAGGAGCATCATCGGGTTGCTCACCGAGGGCGGGGAGAACGCGACCGAGACGATCGCAGCGATGGCTCGAGAGCGGGATCTCTCGGTGCGAACCGACGTCCGGCGCGGAGTCCCGGCCGACGAACTGGGCAAGTACGCGACGGCCGCCGACGCGGACCTCGTCGCCATGGGGACCCGTGGACGGGCCGCCGGAGCCGCCAGCGACCGGTTGCTCGGCAGCACGACGGCTCGCGTCCTCGGCAGGTCGACGGTGCCGGTGCTCGCGATCGACTAG
- a CDS encoding universal stress protein — MSSTVLVPIDGSPLSVRALRHAFRKFPDGEVVAYHVVDLFDPGHGDESFVDAPSVYEPMMGTDEWYGAVEESTDRLFAEVEEVAEEYDRSVTTESDIGDPARLVVEYATEEDVDHVVIGAHGRPDERRTIYGSVSETVVRRVPVPITVVR, encoded by the coding sequence ATGTCCAGTACGGTTCTCGTTCCGATCGACGGATCACCGTTATCCGTCCGTGCGCTTCGACACGCGTTCCGGAAGTTTCCGGACGGCGAGGTGGTCGCTTACCACGTCGTCGACCTCTTCGATCCCGGTCACGGTGACGAGTCGTTCGTAGATGCCCCCTCGGTGTACGAGCCGATGATGGGCACCGACGAGTGGTACGGTGCGGTCGAAGAGTCGACGGATCGGCTGTTCGCGGAGGTCGAAGAGGTCGCCGAGGAGTACGACCGCTCGGTCACCACCGAATCGGACATCGGCGATCCAGCGCGACTCGTCGTCGAGTACGCGACCGAAGAGGACGTCGACCACGTCGTGATCGGTGCCCACGGCCGACCGGACGAACGACGAACGATCTACGGGAGCGTCTCCGAGACCGTCGTCCGGCGCGTTCCGGTTCCGATAACCGTCGTTCGGTGA
- a CDS encoding SagB/ThcOx family dehydrogenase, translating to MTSIALPKPEPRGETSVERAIATRASRRSFASTSVSIEDISQLLWAAQGITHVQDGVKMRAAPSAGATYPLVASLEVPSDGCPDLEAGLYRYDPGNHGIEPVLESSIHDELTRAALDQAVVGDAPATIVLAADEERTRQRYPDHGRRYVRMEVGHVAQNVHLVCESRELNCCPVGAFSDAELADVLVLPSSLEPLYLLPFGNRPDER from the coding sequence ATGACGTCGATCGCGCTCCCGAAACCGGAGCCACGCGGAGAGACGAGCGTCGAACGAGCCATCGCAACCAGGGCCAGTCGGCGGTCGTTCGCGTCCACATCCGTCTCCATCGAGGACATCTCACAGTTACTCTGGGCGGCCCAGGGAATCACCCACGTCCAGGACGGCGTCAAGATGCGGGCGGCACCGAGTGCCGGCGCGACCTACCCGCTCGTCGCCTCCCTCGAGGTTCCGTCGGATGGCTGCCCAGACCTCGAGGCGGGACTCTACCGGTACGACCCGGGAAATCACGGGATCGAACCGGTGCTCGAGTCGTCGATCCACGACGAACTGACGCGGGCCGCGCTGGATCAGGCGGTCGTTGGAGACGCGCCAGCGACCATCGTCCTGGCTGCCGACGAGGAGCGCACGCGACAGCGATACCCCGATCACGGCCGCAGATACGTCCGGATGGAGGTCGGCCACGTCGCACAGAACGTCCACCTCGTCTGCGAGTCCCGCGAACTGAACTGCTGTCCGGTCGGCGCCTTTTCCGACGCCGAACTCGCAGACGTGCTTGTACTTCCATCGTCGCTCGAGCCGCTGTATCTGCTCCCCTTCGGCAACCGCCCGGACGAACGGTAG